The DNA window GGGGCAGCACGAGTCTGCCCTGGCTACGCTGTCGCGCTTTGAACCGACGCAGACCCCAGGGACTGTCTCTCAGCTGCGGCTCGCCTACGCCAATGCTGAAGCGCTGCTTTCTGTAGGCCGGAAGGATGAGGCCAAGGAGTGGTTCCAGTCCGTTGCTGAGGCAGACGCTGAAGGTATGACGGACGCCGAGGAACGCGTCCGCGAGCTGAGCTAGGAGGAGACAGAAGCTGATGTCTGCGACCTTGCAAGACCTCCACGACGCGCTGCTCTTGGATCTCGACGGCACCGTATGGGAGGGCGGGCGCGCGATCCCGCACGCTGTCGAAGCGATCAACGCCTCTGGGTGTACGGCTGTGTACATCACCAACAACGCTTCCCGCTCGGCGGCTGAGGTGGCCAGGATGCTTGATGCAATCAACCTGCCTACAGATGCAGAGCACGTGCTGACCTCGGCCCAGGCCGCGCTTGGGCTTGCAGCGGATACGCTCGCACCTGGCGATCCGGTACTCGTGCTGGGCGCACAGTCCTTCCGCGATCTTGTCCAAGAAGCTGGTTACCGCCTCGTCGATTCCGCAGACGAGCAGCCGAAGGTCGTCCTGCACGGCCACAACCCGGATACGGGCTGGGCGCAGCTTTCCGAGGCCGCGCTGGCCATTCGCGCCGGTGCCACGTACCTCGCCTCCAACATGGACACGACGCTGCCCATGGAGCGTGGGTTGATGGTGGGTAACGGTTCGATGATCGCTGCGGTGACGTCGGCAACCGGCGTGGTGCCCGCCTCAGCTGGCAAGCCTGAGCCTGCGATGTTCCACCAGGCCGTGCAGCGCATTGGGGCGAAAGCCCCGCTGGGCGTCGGCGATCGCTTAGACACCGACCTCGCTGGCGGGGTCGCCGCCGGCATGCCTACCCTGCATGTGCTCACCGGTGTGTCCGGGCCGCACGCACTTTTGCAGGCCCCGGCGAAGCAGCGGCCGACCTATATCGCGGAGGACATGCGCGGCCTTGCTGCGGATCCCGCCTCTTTGCGCCCGGGCGTGCACGGTGGTTTCTCTGCCCGCATGGACGGCGAAGTGCTCGTGCTCGACGGCGGCACCGCGGACTCCACCAGCCACGAGGCACTGCTTACCGCGCTGGAGGTCGCCTGGTCGCAGCCGACACCTCCGAGCGAAGTCCGCGCTGAGTCTGCTGCGGCGGAGGCCGCGCTGGCCAAGTGGTGGTAGCGTGAGCGCCCCGAAACCGCACGATCCGCGCACAACGCAGCACAGCCCACAGGAGGTGCGCGAGCGCGTGGAGGCAATCCTCGCGGAGCCCGCCGATTCGCTTCTCGACGAAGCGTCGCAGCTCGCCCGCGCCCACGACGTCTTAAGCGACGCGCTGCGCGAGAACTAGGAAAAGGAGACGGAAAAGGACGTGGCACCCGGACGCAGACGGCTCGACGCAGAGCTGGTTCGCCGCAAGATCGCACGCTCGCGTGAGCAGGCCCAGACCTGGATCAAAGAAGGCAAAGTGACCGTCAACGGCTTCCCAGCAACGAAGCCGGCCACGGTGGTGGAGCCGGACGTGTCGATCAAGGTCGACGTGGGCGAGGAGGATGAGTGGGCCTCGCGCGGGGCACACAAACTCTTGTCTGCGCTCGAGGTGTTCACCCCGCAAGGGCTCGACGTAGCTGGGCGCAGGGCGCTAGACGCGGGGGCGTCGACAGGCGGCTTTACCGATGTCTTGCTCAAGCGCGGGGCGAAGGAAGTCATTGCCGTGGATGTGGGCTACGGCCAGCTCGTTTGGCGGCTGCAGAATGATCCGCGGGTGCAGGTGCTGGATCGGACGAACATCCGCCACCTGACGCTTTCGCAGCTGGGCGAGCCAGCAGACCTGATGGTCGGCGATCTGTCCTTCATCTCGCTGAAGCTGGTGCTGCCCGCGATCGCGGAGTGCATGGCGGAGGGCACAGACCTGCTGCCGATGGTCAAGCCGCAATTCGAGGTGGGCAAGGACCGCCTCGGGCACGGCGGGGTCGTGCGTTCCCCGGAGTTGCGCGCGGAAGTGACCACCGAGGTCGCGGAGTTTGCGCAGTCGCTCGGCCTGAGCGTGAAGGGCGCGACGGCGTCCGGGCTCCCCGGCCCAAGCGGCAACGTAGAATACTTCCTGTGGCTGGTCAAAGACGGCGGCGCGAGTGCACTTGATGCCGCAGAGCTACATTCGCTGGTTACACATGCAGTAGAGGAAGGGCCCAAAAAGACGTGAGCGAGACATCCACGCGCGAGATCCTATTGGTGCCGCACTACTCGCGGCCGGACAATATTTCTTCCGCAGCCACTGCGGCCCGGCTGCTTACCGACGCGGGCCTGCGCGTCCGGCTGCTTGAACAGGATGCAGAAAGCCCGATCAACAAGGACCCGGAACTGCGGAAACTCGAACAGGTCCCGGGTGGACTCGACGCGGCGGCAGGGTGCGAGCTGGTTCTGGTGCTCGGCGGTGACGGCACGTTCTTGCGCGCTGCGAGCTACGCCCACGCCCAGGACATTCCGGTGCTGGGGATCAACCTTGGCCACGTCGGCTTCTTGGCTGAGGGCGAGGCGGAAAGCCTCGAGCAGGTGATCGCGGACGTGATTTCGCGTTCCTACCGCGTCGAGGAGCGCATGACCATTGACGTGATGGTGCGCGATGCTTCGGATACCGAGCTCGGCCGCGGGTGGGCACTGAACGAGTGCAGCATCGAAAACGTGGACCGCACCCAGGTGCTGGACGCCACCTTGGAGGTGGATTTCCGGCCGGTGTCTTCCTTTGGGTGCGACGGCGTGCTCATTTCCACCCCGACAGGCTCGACCGCGTACGCCTTTTCCGCGGGCGGTCCGGTGATGTGGCCGGCGCTCGACGCGATTTTGGTGGTGCCCAATAACGCGCACGCGCTGTTTGCGAAGCCACTGGTGGTCTCTCCGCGCTCGACGGTTGCGGTGGAGTCCGAGCCGACGACGAGCGACGCGGTCGTGATCATGGACGGGTTCCGCTCGATTGCCATGCCAGCGGGTTCGCGCGTGGAAGTCATTCGCGGCTCGCGGCCGGTACGGTGGGTGCGTCTGGACGACCGCCCGTTTACCGACCGTCTGGTCAATAAGTTCCAGCTGCCCGTCTCCGGGTGGCGCGGGCCCCGCTACTGATTTTTGAAAAGGAGCATGCATGCTGGCAGAGATTGCCATTCGCAACCTCGGCGTGATTTCTCACGCCTCGGCGGAACTCGCGCCAGGACTGACTGTGCTCACCGGCGAGACCGGCGCGGGCAAGACCATGGTGGTCACCGGTCTACGCCTCCTCACTGGGGGTCGCGCCGACGCATCCCGGGTGCGTACCGGTGCCACGGAAGCCGTGGTAGAGGGCGCGTTTAGCCTCGCCGGCATTGCGGAGGACACGCAGGAGCGCGTCGAAGAGATCGCCGAGGGCGCGGGTGCGAGCGCGGATGAGAACGGCGAGTACGTCGTCTCTCGCTCCGTGAAGGCGACCGGCCGCTCGAAGGCCCACCTGGGCGGGAGGACGGTGCCCGCGGCCACGTTGGGCGAGCTGGCGGGCGAGCTGCTGACCATCCACGGCCAGAACGACCAGTTGCGCCTGATGTCGCCGGATGAGCAGCTCGCCGCGGTGGACCGTTTCGACCCGAAAATCGCGGGCCTTTTGGAGAAATACCGCAGCGCCTACCGTGCGTGGCGGGAGGCGGCGCGGGATCTGCGGGAGCGTACGGAGCGCCGACTAGAGCTTGCCCAAGAGTTAGACCGGCTTCAGTTCGCCTTGGAAGAGATCGACGGGATCGACCCGCAGGAGGGCGAGGACACCGAGCTGGTCGAGACGATTAACCGGCTCCAAGACGTCGACGCACTGCGGGAGGCGGCGGAGACCGCGCTTGCCGCGATCGACGGGTCGGAGGCCGCCGGGGGCTATGGCGGCGACGAGGACGCGGCGTCCACGCTGGTGGGGCGTGCCGCGGCGGCGCTCGACGGGGCCAGCGACGCGGTGCTGAAGGAGTTGGGCACGAGGATGCACGAGGTCGCGAGCCTGCTTGGCGACGTCTCCGCGGAACTCGGCAGCTACGTCGCAGAATTGCCCAGCGACCCGGACGAGCTTGATCGCCTCCTGCAGCGACAGCAGGAGCTGAAAACGCTGACGCGCAAGTACGCGCCGGATATCGCAGGCGTGTTGGCGTGGCGAGCTAAAGCCGCCGAGCGCTTGGCGCGGATCGACACCTCTGACGAGGCCATCGAGGCGCTGAAGAGGCGCGTGGCGACAGCGGAGAAGGAGATGCGCACCCGCGCCAATGCTCTGACCAAGGCGCGCGTGGCCGCTGCCGCGGAGCTGGGGCAGGCCGTAACCGGCGAACTGCACGGTTTGGCCATGCCGAAGGCGCAGTTGAGCGTGGAAATTTCTGAGGTCGACTTCGGCCCGCGTGGCGCAGATGCCGCGG is part of the Corynebacterium imitans genome and encodes:
- a CDS encoding NAD kinase, whose amino-acid sequence is MSETSTREILLVPHYSRPDNISSAATAARLLTDAGLRVRLLEQDAESPINKDPELRKLEQVPGGLDAAAGCELVLVLGGDGTFLRAASYAHAQDIPVLGINLGHVGFLAEGEAESLEQVIADVISRSYRVEERMTIDVMVRDASDTELGRGWALNECSIENVDRTQVLDATLEVDFRPVSSFGCDGVLISTPTGSTAYAFSAGGPVMWPALDAILVVPNNAHALFAKPLVVSPRSTVAVESEPTTSDAVVIMDGFRSIAMPAGSRVEVIRGSRPVRWVRLDDRPFTDRLVNKFQLPVSGWRGPRY
- a CDS encoding HAD-IIA family hydrolase, with product MSATLQDLHDALLLDLDGTVWEGGRAIPHAVEAINASGCTAVYITNNASRSAAEVARMLDAINLPTDAEHVLTSAQAALGLAADTLAPGDPVLVLGAQSFRDLVQEAGYRLVDSADEQPKVVLHGHNPDTGWAQLSEAALAIRAGATYLASNMDTTLPMERGLMVGNGSMIAAVTSATGVVPASAGKPEPAMFHQAVQRIGAKAPLGVGDRLDTDLAGGVAAGMPTLHVLTGVSGPHALLQAPAKQRPTYIAEDMRGLAADPASLRPGVHGGFSARMDGEVLVLDGGTADSTSHEALLTALEVAWSQPTPPSEVRAESAAAEAALAKWW
- the recN gene encoding DNA repair protein RecN gives rise to the protein MLAEIAIRNLGVISHASAELAPGLTVLTGETGAGKTMVVTGLRLLTGGRADASRVRTGATEAVVEGAFSLAGIAEDTQERVEEIAEGAGASADENGEYVVSRSVKATGRSKAHLGGRTVPAATLGELAGELLTIHGQNDQLRLMSPDEQLAAVDRFDPKIAGLLEKYRSAYRAWREAARDLRERTERRLELAQELDRLQFALEEIDGIDPQEGEDTELVETINRLQDVDALREAAETALAAIDGSEAAGGYGGDEDAASTLVGRAAAALDGASDAVLKELGTRMHEVASLLGDVSAELGSYVAELPSDPDELDRLLQRQQELKTLTRKYAPDIAGVLAWRAKAAERLARIDTSDEAIEALKRRVATAEKEMRTRANALTKARVAAAAELGQAVTGELHGLAMPKAQLSVEISEVDFGPRGADAAEIRLAPNTALEPKPLATSASGGELSRVMLALEVILSGASGGATMVFDEVDAGVGGRAAVEIGRRLARLAANNQVIVVTHLPQVAAYADTHLHVAKDVSDESVTSGVLSLDAAARIDELARMMAGLDDSDTGRAHATELFERAQREVREMRA
- a CDS encoding TlyA family RNA methyltransferase, which encodes MAPGRRRLDAELVRRKIARSREQAQTWIKEGKVTVNGFPATKPATVVEPDVSIKVDVGEEDEWASRGAHKLLSALEVFTPQGLDVAGRRALDAGASTGGFTDVLLKRGAKEVIAVDVGYGQLVWRLQNDPRVQVLDRTNIRHLTLSQLGEPADLMVGDLSFISLKLVLPAIAECMAEGTDLLPMVKPQFEVGKDRLGHGGVVRSPELRAEVTTEVAEFAQSLGLSVKGATASGLPGPSGNVEYFLWLVKDGGASALDAAELHSLVTHAVEEGPKKT